In the genome of Conger conger chromosome 8, fConCon1.1, whole genome shotgun sequence, one region contains:
- the golgb1 gene encoding golgin subfamily B member 1 isoform X2, with protein MLSRLAQGVNSVIQELSGEESHEGGSLSQDVGAPEDPAEAAAVGEEDTLERLAHTEQLVVQLKEMIRERDGQLASTQRQLKEEKEAGDVRLTKLKLQAKARMAALNKQIAELKGQEGGSSTQSPDSSFTMVPGMEEELQQLKHRLQEEESVSRTLREQLEVSEQCLREKEGHVEQVRVLQAVVCEKDVRFQEQIQKHEEELLNITTQAKDNTELQQALGAAQRRVEELEEMVHSRSQVLEMLQQELNDADQQKQILTSQFRQMEQELAEARRQMEDQLAESRRQAEEVLTESRRQAGEELTESRRQMEQELVEARRQVEEERQQWFQEASSAKAELAILRERLEAAVSDNEEALKEKSEAEAGMEAELAALRERLQAVSDNEEALKEKNEAEAGMEAELAALRERLQAVSDNEEALREKSEAEARMEAELAALRERLQAVSDNEEVLREKSEVEAGMEAELAALRERLEAADREKEEAVARLEIEAGERVAEIAALRKRLQVTETEGNDREWREGEVVARMEAELIALRGRLEAVEREREEGAQSEGETMARMEAELAALRDRLETEGERQQVAETMAELWKGLRALAGGEAEPQGEGEELPVLSDPTLCMEALRTLEKRLNSLRGEWHGSEERCSQISLAMEALQGELDKSVAEGEESVARIQQLELQISSLKIAGGSQAVAVTDPLLEGPMAAEGGMARPALDNQAHMEKDMGGEHDSNSAQLLDNSQMMALEQQLLEKEQELAALRTRLAFTEEQSCSSKSSPEGSTEHGQEGTTGKLGEVSVLIDIPEDTETEEVALVAEDSSFLSAAGDKEGSPELIGLQPESPEDGETKGAPSDEMVTSSDSDAAPSSWTLLEAVNQEGGQEWPSLMQDFGQLHLQSWEEAGDEQSASTICSVQADSSSVIIRESVEVHITQQGAILQGVDSGSGQAFAQLLAEELQRRYSELLAELQSLREGASRSQRRTEELEEELMELQAAKDLAESLALEREEALNAATRELQEEAQRRSSVIECQSTEGKVLEEQLASLRMEACSKDQKLQALEVDLEKAQHCLLEKEGQARMLSAMLEEKELVSVGLEHKLSDAELRLQEASQANATAEVVLSERSAEIQELQLHLSQKAQQLEELSMVMSDKLHQAGEEKLVISSEVKKLKEQMVDLEKVWEEQQKEKGSPTEEVEEVVSLRRANEELSAKLATIKKDGDLMKRKLQAALVQRKELLRKVEAFEQEAEKRKEYGETEEKSITEVPEPEHEMEKERMKKDILQLEAALEEARQTLRTKENVFETMELRMAQQDQALAEALAVNQKLNEELENNPSQIPDVEQAQREVDERAALQSQLASLKTEYETLQKKLQEALENRKDTIRKAKEKDRHFREQLKQQKEEHNGLLERFDEQTRERDRLLEQLNELEQLKAQKEVKAHSTKTEAEEEEEKEKADAPNLEKLERPGGDWGQEDWVDFSATEPDTEPLPEKDNAILSVEQTPPLLPTAPADGSALKALQKEIEVEQASRQELERQLEESQACLSLKETELLDMRKELQELREKERQIDVLSGEMEALREKWQQAQSQTEALRAEIEAQESNTGPDSPVSLLQAEVQEFKQFLSSKNEEITELSCQLSEQNSLLLAVQETVSEKDHLIASLQEDLKAEQEKTQRLEAEVPQQQEEENAANTAKFQQLQRKLQAALISRKDVLKESKTLKEELVSAQAVMAELRQRLEAGEAELEKLRGEREKLIEEVDRALLENESLGASCESFKLAMEGVLKEKEVREREASYSKEQAAQTCQEWEEKVQGMKEEYETLLKSYENVSDEAERVRRVLEAARQERQELMTRARAHEAARQQAERQAEEAQREVETVKEKMRKFAKTKQQKIMDLEEENERLREAEERKGDGAERREHRRQKEELVRVKEELEMLKADLEVVRDQKDLLEQEATELREQLAQELEKANTQPQDTSPSPVAIVEEAVIAQQSSLVLTQTNQELNENREDPEKANLMEMPAEVAPEPNSVEDAPEMGPSKHTLEQAQDKVREAEAALHAEKESRQERELELTASLSSLEQRLRAAEEREEKLHSDRESRQEWEAELTASLSTLEQQLKVAEEREENLREEAIRKGVQLEEVQARLEAEKDDLEERLMNQLAQLNGSIAGYQQEAADSRERLTELQREVERLERERAELEAVAESEKDRSARLEEDKRQAQRERAEAEAETGKQRELEQKLKSAQRGKEGSQSRARQLEELLREKQLEVRQMQRDCIQYQERISELDKEAKALQLGKKEACCELEAARQETTKTSEKMKRVEEELSLCKVSLEETQRELGHARGEQRASEEKALQHEAQSKVEAEQTLDEVRLRLGAELKQAELRLEDAYREVEREEVATEEARQLAVVREKQAQEMQCQLDESLARLAAFSRSMSSLQDDRDRVLDEARQWESRFHSTLQGKEADVREAEMRVRDLTEQLQKETAQKAELQLALARLQKAEEEWQHKWEEEGKRHRESQAALEKERGELKEALTQAESSLAQTRAQLATLETEAEGLRHRAQALDEAVGELQRGAEKARAELRDREAEERRLGLCLEQLETDLRSSKALTEALQTELGEKERREMELLGEKEQAVTQAAEEARREADGRAREAEKEVEERREEVRGLEDRVRKAVEESSHSKARLDAFTKAMGSLQDDRDRVLTQYKQLEERHLQVMMEKDALIQEAAGENNSLKEELRGLLVQRDDLNAEKAKLSAQLHGYRDDLTQVLSMKDSQHKQLLAGQTQRIVALEQEKQLMETELRSLQREREEAGGREVAVERVTLSRAAGDGARAEVEELREQLQAALDQVASLEGDFHSMREAEDARVKELSELRWEGGVLRTETETAEERVAELARDLVELEQKLLTEREEAAQIREQNKSFGQAMASLQDSRDQAINEVEELRLRLEEMSRMGTQPASPSPPAGSTGEVWALKNALSALQNDRERLLEQLRIQRSELSRVGQGGEELARVALELEEERRKAKEREERLENDRQELETLRQQRVDWQAQAELLKQQTLATLTDRDQQVQQLSAMLEEARALSPKVQAEQYQREAPLGTDLSAEHQVLQAESGQLSGQLSSQQDNPLKELELKELKIIDLSSKLSQVSEEKHSLAAQLVSRSQRLDEAQSRCSALQRQLQEMQEDKTKGSPEMDSAPGAPQERSSSTESEGYRSEFKELQRRLDEELEHRQAMEEQLLATQDRLKRHAQGMWQSEEGNFSETAVLIEPPEGTVTRSRNTGPGLGRMLRAAFCSRQRTPLLASLYLLTVHVLLLLCLGGYL; from the exons ATGCTCAGTCGACTGGCCCAGGGAGTGAACTCCGTCATCCAGGAACTGTCTGGGGAGGAGAGCCATGAGGGAGGCTCCTTG TCCCAGGATGTTGGGGCCCCCGAGGACCCGGCGGAAGCTGCTGCGGTGGGAGAGGAGGACACCCTGGAGAGGCTGGCCCACACCGAGCAGCTGGTGGTGCAGCTGAAGGAGATGATCAGAGAGAGGGACGGCCAACTGGCCAGCACTCAGAGACAGCTGAAG gaagagaaagaggcaggAGATGTTCGTTTAACCAAACTCAAGCTACAAGCCAAGGCTCGCATGGCTGCTCTGAACAAGCAGATTGCAGAACTTAAGGGACAGGAGGGTGGAAGCAGCACTCAG AGTCCTGATAGCTCTTTCACCATGGTACCTGGTATGGAGGAGGAGCTCCAGCAACTTAAGCACCGTCTCCAGGAGGAGGAGTCTGTGTCGAGGACCCTGCGAGAGCAGCTGGAGGTGTCCGAGCAGTGCCTGCGGGAAAAGGAGGGACATGTAGAACAG GTACGGGTCCTGCAAGCAGTGGTGTGTGAGAAGGACGTGCGCTTTCAGGAGCAGATCCAGAAACACGAGGAGGAGCTGCTGAACATCACAACACAGGCCAAAGATAACACTGAGCTGCAACAG GCCCTTGGAGCAGCTCAGAGGCGGGTTGAGGAGCTGGAAGAGATGGTCCATTCACGCTCTCAGGTCCTGGAGATGCTGCAGCAGGAGCTCAACGACGCAGACCAGCAGAAGCAG ATCCTCACCTCTCAGTTCAGGCAgatggagcaggagctggccgAGGCTAGGAGGCAGATGGAGGACCAGCTGGCAGAATCTAGGAGGCAAGCGGAGGAGGTGCTGACAGAATCTAGGAGGCAGGCGGGAGAGGAGCTCACAGAATCTAGGAGGCAGATGGAGCAGGAGCTGGTGGAGGCTAGGAggcaggtggaggaggagaggcagcaGTGGTTCCAGGAGGCCAGCAGTGCCAAGGCGGAGCTGGCCATCCTGAGGGAGAGACTGGAGGCCGCAGTGAGCGATAATGAGGAGGCGCTGAAGGAAAAGAGCGAAGCAGAGGCTGGTATGGAGGCAGAGCTGGCTGCACTCAGAGAGAGGTTACAGGCAGTGAGCGATAATGAGGAGGCGCTGAAGGAAAAGAACGAAGCAGAGGCTGGTATGGAGGCAGAGCTGGCTGCACTCAGAGAGAGGCTACAAGCAGTGAGCGATAATGAGGAGGCGCTAAGGGAAAAGAGTGAAGCAGAGGCTCGTATGGAAGCAGAGCTGGCTGCACTCAGAGAGAGGCTACAGGCAGTGAGCGATAACGAGGAGGTGCTGAGGGAAAAGAGTGAAGTAGAGGCTGGTATGGAGGCAGAGCTGGCTGCACTCAGAGAGAGGCTGGAGGCTGCCGACAGGGAGAAGGAGGAAGCGGTGGCGAGGCTGGAGATCGAGGCCGGGGAGCGAGTGGCAGAGATTGCCGCCCTCAGAAAGAGGCTCCAGGTCACGGAGACAGAGGGGAATGACcgagagtggagagagggggaggtggtggCCCGGATGGAGGCTGAGCTCATCGCCCTTAGAGGGAGGCTGGAGGCcgtggagcgggagagagaagagggggcgCAGAGCGAAGGGGAGACCATGGCACGGATGGAGGCTGAACTCGCCGCACTGAGGGACAGGCTGGAGACGGAGGGGGAGCGGCAGCAGGTGGCTGAGACCATGGCGGAGCTGTGGAAGGGGCTACGCGCCCTGGCCGGGGGGGAGGCGGAgccacagggggagggggaggagctccCTGTCCTGAGCGACCCCACCCTCTGTATGGAGGCCCTGCGGACTCTCGAGAAGCGGCTGAACAGCCTGAGGGGCGAGTGGCACGGGAGTGAGGAGCGCTGCAGTCAGATCAGCCTGGCTATGGAGGCTCTACAGG GAgagctggataagagcgttgcAGAGGGTGAGGAATCTGTTGCCAGGATACAGCAGCTGGAGCTGCAAATCAGCTCACTGAAG ATTGCTGGAGGTTCGCAGGCTGTGGCTGTTACTGACCCACTGCTGGAGGGTCCAATGGCTGCAGAGGGAG GAATGGCTAGACCAGCCCTAGATAACCAAGCCCATATGGAGAAG GACATGGGTGGAGAGCATGATTCAAACAGTGCACAGTTGCTCGACAATTCTCAAATGATGGCTCTTGAGCAACAGCTTTTGGAGAAGGAACAGGAGCTGGCTGCCCTACGCACACGTCTTGCATTCACTGAAGAGCAGAGCTGCAGTAGCAAGAGTTCACCAGAGGGCAGCACTGAGCATGGCCAGGAGGGCACTACAGGCAAGCTGGGTGAAGTTTCAGTTCTGATCGATATCCCAGAGGACACAGAAACAGAGGAAGTGGCCCTTGTAGCTGAAGACAGctccttcctctcagctgctggAGATAAAGAGGGCAGCCCAGAGCTCATTGGCCTACAGCCTGAATCTCCAGAAGACGGGGAGACAAAGGGAGCGCCCTCCGATGAGATGGTGACCAGCAGCGACTCTGATGCAGCCCCTAGCAGCTGGACACTCCTGGAAGCTGTCAACCAAGAGGGCGGACAGGAGTGGCCCTCCTTGATGCAGGACTTTGGGCAGCTGCACCTGCAGTCCTGGGAGGAGGCTGGTGATGAGCAGAGCGCATCCACCATCTGCTCTGTGCAGGCAGACTCCTCCTCTGTCATCATTCGGGAAAGCGTTGAGGTGCACATCACCCAGCAGGGGGCCATACTGCAGGGGGTGGATTCAGGCTCTGGCCAGGCCTTTGCTCAACTCCTGGCAGAGGAGCTGCAGAGGAGGTACAGTGAGCTGCTGGCAGAGCTCCAGAGCCTGAGAGAAGGAGCGTCACGTTCacagaggaggacagaggagctgGAAGAGGAGCTGATGGAGCTGCAGGCAGCTAAGGACCTGGCAGAATCTCTGGCATTAGAGCGGGAGGAGGCACTGAATGCTGCCACAagagagctgcaggaggaggcccAGCGAAGGAGTTCTGTAATAGAGTGCCAGAGTACTGAAGGCAAGGTCCTTGAGGAGCAACTAGCCAGTCTGAGGATGGAGGCTTGCTCCAAAGACCAGAAGCTCCAGGCACTCGAGGTAGACCTGGAAAAAGCCCAGCACTGCCTCTTAGAGAAAGAGGGCCAGGCCAGGATGCTGAGTGCTATGCTGGAAGAAAAGGAGCTGGTCTCTGTGGGGCTTGAACACAAGCTTAGTGATGCTGAGCTTAGGTTGCAGGAAGCCTCCCAGGCTAATGCTACTGCCGAAGTTGTTCTCAGTGAGCGGTCCGCTGAGATCCAGGAACTGCAGCTGCACCTCTCGCAGAAGGCGCAGCAGTTGGAGGAACTTAGCATGGTCATGTCTGACAAGCTGCACCAGGCTGGAGAGGAAAAACTTGTAATTAGCAGCGAGGTGAAGAAATTGAAAGAGCAAATGGTGGATCTGGAGAAGGTGTGGGAAGAGCagcagaaagagaaagggagccCCACAGAGGAGGTTGAGGAGGTGGTGAGCCTAAGGAGGGCTAATGAAGAGCTGAGTGCCAAGTTGGCCACCATAAAGAAAGACGGAGACCTAATGAAGAGGAAGCTGCAGGCAGCCCTGGTGCAGCGCAAAGAGCTTCTTAGAAAAGTTGAAGCGTTTGAGCAAGAagcagaaaaaaggaaagaatatGGAGAAACTGAGGAGAAATCCATTACAGAGGTTCCAGAGCCAGaacatgaaatggaaaaagaaagGATGAAAAAGGACATTCTTCAATTGGAAGCTGCTTTGGAGGAAGCCAGACAGACCTTAAGAACCAAAGAGAATGTTTTTGAGACAATGGAACTGAGGATGGCCCAGCAGGATCAAGCCTTGGCTGAGGCCCTTGCAGTTAACCAGAAGCTGAATGAGGAGTTGGAGAACAACCCATCCCAAATCCCAGATGTGGAGCAGGCACAAAGGGAGGTAGATGAGAGAGCGGCACTGCAGTCACAGCTGGCATCTCTAAAAACGGAGTATGAAACCCTGCAGAAAAAGCTCCAGGAAGCCCTGGAAAACCGGAAGGACACCATCCGCAAGGCCAAGGAGAAGGACCGGCACTTCCGTGAGCAGCTGAAACAGCAGAAAGAGGAGCACAATGGGCTACTGGAGCGTTTTGATGAGCAgaccagagagagggacaggctgTTGGAACAACTGAATGAGCTGGAACAACTGAAAGCACAGAAGGAGGTAAAAGCtcacagcacaaagacagaagcagaagaggaggaagagaaagagaaggcagaCGCCCCCAATTTAGAGAAGTTGGAAAGACCTGGCGGGGATTGGGGTCAGGAGGACTGGGTGGATTTTTCTGCAACAGAGCCAGATACTGAGCCCCTACCAGAGAAAGACAATGCCATCCTCAGTGTGGAACAAACTCCACCACTTCTACCAACAGCTCCTGCTGATGGGTCTGCCCTTAAAGCCCTTCAGAAGGAAATAGAGGTCGAGCAAGCATCTCGGCAAGAGCTGGAGAGACAGCTGGAGGAGAGCCAGGCCTGCCTGTCACTGAAGGAAACTGAGCTCCTAGACATGCGTAAGGAGCTGCAGGAACTGAGGGAAAAGGAGAGGCAGATCGATGTGCTCTCAGGGGAGATGGAGGCACTGAGGGAGAAGTGGCAGCAGGCACAGTCTCAGACAGAAGCCTTGAGGGCAGAGATAGAGGCACAGGAGAGTAACACTGGGCCAGATTCCCCTGTTAGCCTCCTGCAGGCCGAGGTGCAAGAGTTCAAGCAGTTCCTGAGCAGCAAGAATGAGGAGATCACAGAGCTCAGTTGTCAGCTGAGTGAGCAGAACTCCCTCCTCCTAGCAGTGCAGGAGACTGTGTCGGAGAAGGATCATCTGATCGCCTCCCTGCAGGAAGACTTGAAAGCAGAGCAAGAGAAGACTCAGAGACTGGAGGCCGAGGTCCCACAGCAGCAGGAAGAGGAAAATGCAGCGAACACCGCCAAATTCCAGCAGCTCCAGCGCAAGTTACAGGCGGCACTCATCTCCCGTAAGGATGTGCTGAAGGAGAGCAAGACACTGAAGGAGGAACTGGTCTCTGCGCAGGCGGTCATGGCAGAGCTTCGGCAGAGGCTGGAGGCCGGAGAGGCAGAGCTGGAGAagctgaggggggagagagagaagcttaTTGAGGAAGTGGACCGAGCCCTGCTGGAGAACGAAAGTCTGGGAGCCTCCTGCGAGAGCTTCAAGCTTGCAATGGAAGGGGTgctgaaggagaaggaggtgcGTGAGCGGGAGGCTTCGTACTCAAAGGAGCAGGCTGCGCAGACATGCCAGGAATGGGAGGAAAAGGTGCAGGGAATGAAAGAGGAGTACGAGACGCTGCTCAAGTCATATGAGAATGTCAGCGACGAGGCCGAGCGTGTGCGGCGGGTTCTCGAAGCTGCCCGACAGGAGCGGCAGGAGCTGATGACAAGGGCCAGGGCGCACGAGGCAGCCAGGCAGCAGGCTGAGCGGCAGGCCGAGGAAGCTCAGAGAGAAGTGGAAACTGTTAAGGAAAAGATGAGGAAATTTGCTAAGACTAAGCAGCAGAAAATCATGGACCTGGAGGAAGAGaatgagaggctgagagaggcagaggagaggaaaggtgATGGTGCTGAAAGGAGAGAGCAtaggagacagaaagaggagctGGTAAGAGTTAAGGAGGAGCTTGAAATGCTAAAAGCTGATTTGGAAGTTGTGAGGGACCAAAAAGACTTGCTTGAGCAGGAAGCCACAGAGCTGAGAGAGCAGCTGGCCCAGGAGCTTGAGAAAGCAAACACTCAGCCCCAGGACACAAGCCCCAGTCCTGTTGCTATAGTGGAGGAGGCTGTCATTGCACAGCAGTCTAGCTTGGTTTTGACTCAAACAAACCAGGAACTCAATGAGAACCGTGAGGATCCTGAGAAAGCCAATCTGATGGAAATGCCTGCGGAAGTTGCACCAGAACCAAATTCAGTAGAGGATGCCCCAGAAATGGGACCCTCTAAGCACACACTGGAACAAGCACAGGATAAAGTGAGAGAAGCTGAGGCAGCCCTTCATGCAGAGAAGGAATCGAGGCAGGAGCGTGAACTGGAGCTGACTGCAAGCCTGTCCTCCCTGGAGCAGCGGCTGAGGGCagctgaggagagggaggagaagctTCATTCAGACAGGGAATCGAGGCAAGAGTGGGAGGCTGAGCTGACCGCAAGCCTGTCCACTCTGGAACAGCAGCTGAAGGTggctgaggagagggaggagaaccTGAGGGAGGAGGCAATTCGAAAAGGGGTCCAGTTGGAAGAGGTCCAGGCCCGCTTGGAGGCAGAGAAGGATGATTTGGAAGAGAGGTTGATGAATCAGCTGGCCCAGCTCAATGGCAGCATTGCTGGCTACCAGCAGGAGGCAGCAGACAGCAGAGAGCGCCTCACAGAGCTGCAGCGAGAGGTGGAGAggctggagagagagcgagcggaGCTGGAGGCTGTAGCCGAGAGCGAGAAGGACCGGTCAGCCCGGCTGGAGGAGGACAAGAGgcaagcacagagagagagggcagaggcagaggcggAGACAGGGAAGCAGAGGGAGCTGGAACAGAAGCTGAAGTCAGCacagagaggaaaggagggcaGCCAGAGCCGTGCCCgacagctggaggagctgctgagGGAGAAACAGTTGGAGGTGCGGCAGATGCAGAGAGACTGCATCCAGTACCAGGAGCGAATCAGCGAACTGGACAAGGAGGCCAAGGCCCTGCAGCTGGGCAAGAAGGAGGCATGCTGTGAGTTGGAGGCTGCCCGCCAGGAGACCACAAAGACTTCGGAGAAGATGAAGAGAGTGGAAGAGGAGCTGTCCCTTTGCAAAGTGAGTTTGgaagagacacagagggagttAGGACACGCACGGGGAGAGCAGCGAGCCTCTGAGGAGAAGGCTCTGCAGCATGAGGCTCAGAGCAAGGTGGAAGCAGAGCAGACGCTGGATGAAGTGAGACTACGACTTGGTGCAGAGTTGAAGCAGGCCGAGCTGAGGCTTGAGGACGCCTATCGAGAGGTTGAGCGGGAAGAGGTAGCAACCGAGGAGGCCCGACAACTGGCAGTTGTCAGGGAGAAGCAGGCTCAGGAGATGCAGTGTCAACTGGATGAATCGCTAGCGCGACTGGCTGCCTTCTCGCGCTCCATGTCATCGCTGCAGGATGACAGGGACCGCGTGCTGGATGAGGCGCGGCAGTGGGAGAGCCGATTCCACAGCACCCTTCAGGGGAAGGAGGCAGACGTTCGGGAGGCAGAGATGCGTGTGCGAGACCTTACAGAACAGCTGCAGAAAGAGACAGCCCAGAAAGCGGAGCTACAGCTCGCACTGGCAAG GCTGCAGAAAGCAGAGGAAGAGTGGCAGCATAAGTGGGAAGAGGAGGGGAAAAGGCACAGAGAGAGCCAGGCTGCTCTGGAGAAGGAGCGGGGCGAACTGAAGGAAGCCCTGACACAGGCGGAGAGCTCCCTGGCCCAGACGCGGGCTCAGCTGGCCACCCTGGAGACTGAGGCTGAGGGGCTTCGGCACAGGGCCCAGGCGCTGGACGAAGCCGTGGGGGAGCTCCAGCGTGGGGCGGAGAAGGCCAGAGCAGAGCTGAGGgacagggaggcagaggagagaaggCTGGGGCTCTGTCTTGAGCAGCTGGAGACAGACCTACGGTCCTCCAAGGCCCTGACCGAGGCCCTGCAGACGGAGCttggggagaaggagaggagagagatggagcttCTAGGAGAAAAAGAACAGGCTGTCACACAG GCTGCAGAGGAGGCCAGGCGGGAGGCAGATGGGAGGGCACGGGAAGCGGAGaaagaggtggaggagaggagagaggaggtgcgGGGCTTGGAGGACCGGGTACGCAAAGCAGTGGAGGAGAGCAGTCACAGCAAAGCCCGTTTGGATGCCTTCACCAAGGCCATGGGCTCCCTGCAGGATGACCGCGACCGAGTGCTTACCCAATACAAACAGCTGGAGGAGCGCCACCTGCAG gtgATGATGGAGAAGGACGCACTGATCCAGGAGGCGGCAGGGGAGAACAACAGCCTGAAGGAGGAGTTGCGGGGCCTGCTGGTGCAGAGGGATGACCTGAACGCCGAGAAGGCCAAGCTGTCGGCCCAGCTGCATGGCTACAGGGACGACCTGACCCAGGTGCTCAGCATGAAGGACTCCCAGCACAAGCAGCTGCTAGCTGGACAGACTCAGCGGATTGTAGCCCTGGAGCAGGAGAagcagctgatggagactgaacTAAGGTCGCtgcagcgggagagagaggaggctgggGGCCGGGAGGTGGCGGTGGAGAGGGTAACGCTGAGTCGGGCCGCTGGGGATGGGGCAAGGGCAGAGGTGGAGGAGCTGAGGGAGCAGCTGCAGGCGGCGCTGGACCAGGTCGCTTCCCTGGAGGGGGACTTCCATTCGATGAGGGAGGCGGAGGACGCCCGGGTGAAGGAGCTGAGCGAGCTGCGCTGGGAGGGCGGGGTGTTGCGCACAGAGACGGAGACGGCGGAGGAGAGGGTGGCGGAGCTGGCCCGGGACCTGGTGGAGCTGGAGCAGAAGCTCCTGACCGAGAGGGAGGAGGCAGCCCAGATCCGGGAACAGAACAAGTCCTTCGGACAGGCCATGGCGTCCCTGCAGGACTCCCGGGACCAGGCCATCAACGAGGTGGAGGAGCTACGCCTCCGCCTGGAGGAGATGAGCAGGATGGGCACGCAGCCTGCATCACcgtcgccccctgctggctccACTGGTGAAGTGTGGGCCCTGAAGAACGCTCTCTCAGCCCTGCAGAACGACAGGGAGAGGCTG CTGGAGCAGCTACGGATTCAGAGGTCCGAGCTGTCCCGGGTGGGCCAGGGAGGCGAGGAGCTGGCCAGGGTTGCCCTGGagctggaggaagagaggaggaaggcCAAAGAGAGGGAAGAGCGACTGGAGAATGACCGACAGGAGCTGGAGACACTCAG GCAGCAGAGGGTGGACTGGCAGGCCCAGGCGGAACTCTTGAAGCAGCAGACCCTGGCCACTCTTACTGACCGAGACCAGCAGGTCCAGCAGCTCAGCGCCATGCTGGAGGAGGCCCGTGCGCTCTCACCCAAAGTGCAGGCAGAGCAGTACCAGAGAGAG GCACCGTTGGGGACAGACCTTTCTGCTGAGCACCAGGTCCTGCAGGCAGAAAGCGGGCAGCTAAGCGGGCAGCTAAGCAGCCAGCAAGATAACCCTCTGAAGGAACTTGAACTGAAGGAGCTGAAGATCATAGATCTCAGCAGCAAG ctaTCTCAGGTGTCTGAAGAGAAACACTCGCTGGCTGCCCAGCTGGTGAGCCGCTCTCAGAGGCTGGATGAGGCCCAGAGTCGCTGCAGTGCCCTCCAGAGGCAGCTTCAGGAAATGCAGGAGGATAAAACCAAG GGTAGCCCTGAAATGGACAGTGCCCCTGGAGCCCCTCAGGAGCGCAGCAGCTCCACAGAGAGCGAGGGATACAGGTCAGAGTTCAAGGAGCTGCAGCGCAG GTTGGATGAGGAATTGGAACACAGACAGGCAATGGAGGAACAGTTGCTGGCCACACAAGATCGTCTGAAGAG GCATGCACAGGGCATGTGGCAGTCAGAAGAGGGGAATTTCTCAGAAACCGCTGTCCTCATCGAGCCACCAGAGGGCACTGTGACACGG AGCCGGAATACTGGCCCAGGGCTCGGCCGGATGCTCCGGGCGGCGTTCTGCTCCCGCCAGCGCACCCCCCTGCTGGCCTCCCTCTACCTGCTGACTGTGCacgtcctgctgctgctgtgcctGGGAGGCTACCTGTGA